The following are encoded together in the Pseudomonas xantholysinigenes genome:
- a CDS encoding amino acid ABC transporter permease, whose protein sequence is MNYNWDWGVFFKSTGVGSETYLDWYITGLGWTIAIAITAWIIALLLGSVLGVMRTVPNRLVSGIATAYVELFRNVPLLVQLFIWYFLVPDLLPEGLQEWFKQDLNPTTSALISVVICLGLFTAARVCEQVRTGIQALPRGQEAAARAMGFSLPQIYMNVLLPQAYRIIIPPLTSEFLNVFKNSSVASLIGLMELLAQTKQTAEFSANLFEAFTLATLIYFTLNMGLMLLMRMVEKKVAVPGLISVGGK, encoded by the coding sequence ATGAATTACAACTGGGACTGGGGCGTGTTCTTCAAGTCCACCGGCGTGGGCAGCGAAACCTACCTGGACTGGTACATCACCGGTCTGGGCTGGACCATCGCCATCGCCATCACCGCCTGGATCATCGCCTTGCTGCTGGGGTCTGTCCTCGGCGTGATGCGTACCGTGCCCAACCGTCTGGTGTCAGGGATTGCCACCGCCTACGTCGAGCTGTTCCGCAACGTGCCGCTGCTGGTGCAGCTGTTCATCTGGTACTTCCTGGTACCGGACCTGCTGCCCGAAGGCCTGCAGGAATGGTTCAAGCAAGACCTCAATCCGACCACCTCGGCGCTGATCAGCGTGGTCATCTGCCTGGGCCTGTTCACCGCCGCGCGCGTCTGCGAGCAGGTGCGCACCGGCATCCAGGCGCTGCCCCGCGGCCAGGAAGCCGCCGCCCGCGCCATGGGTTTCAGCCTGCCGCAGATCTACATGAACGTGCTGCTGCCCCAGGCCTACCGGATCATCATTCCGCCACTCACCTCGGAATTCTTGAACGTGTTCAAGAACTCCTCGGTGGCCTCGCTGATCGGCCTGATGGAACTTCTGGCGCAGACCAAGCAGACCGCCGAGTTCTCCGCCAACCTGTTCGAGGCGTTCACCCTGGCCACGCTCATCTACTTCACCCTGAACATGGGCCTGATGCTGCTGATGCGCATGGTCGAGAAGAAAGTCGCCGTGCCCGGCCTGATTTCCGTGGGGGGCAAGTAA
- a CDS encoding amino acid ABC transporter permease produces the protein MDMDFSEIIPALPALWDGMLLTLQLMVMGVVGGIALGTILALMRLSSSKLLANVAGAYVNYFRSIPLLLVITWFYLAVPFVLRWITGEDTPVGAFTSCVVAFMMFEAAYFCEIVRAGVQSISKGQMGAAQALGMTYGQTMRLIILPQAFRKMTPLLLQQSIILFQDTSLVYTVGLVDFLNSARANGDIIGRSHEFLIFAGVVYFIISFSASWLVKRLQKRITV, from the coding sequence ATGGACATGGATTTCAGCGAAATCATCCCTGCCCTGCCTGCCCTCTGGGACGGCATGCTGCTGACCCTGCAACTGATGGTCATGGGCGTGGTCGGCGGTATCGCCCTGGGTACCATCCTGGCACTGATGCGCTTGTCCTCGAGCAAGCTGCTGGCCAACGTGGCCGGGGCCTACGTCAACTACTTCCGCTCCATCCCGCTGCTGTTGGTGATCACCTGGTTCTACCTGGCGGTGCCCTTCGTGCTGCGCTGGATCACTGGCGAAGACACCCCGGTCGGTGCGTTCACCTCCTGCGTGGTGGCCTTCATGATGTTCGAGGCCGCGTACTTCTGCGAAATCGTCCGCGCCGGCGTGCAGTCGATCTCCAAAGGCCAGATGGGCGCGGCGCAGGCGCTGGGCATGACCTACGGCCAGACCATGCGCCTGATCATCCTGCCCCAGGCGTTCCGCAAGATGACCCCGCTGCTGCTGCAGCAGAGCATCATCCTGTTCCAGGACACCTCGCTGGTCTACACCGTGGGCCTGGTCGACTTCCTCAACTCGGCTCGCGCCAACGGCGACATCATCGGACGCTCCCACGAGTTCCTGATCTTCGCCGGTGTCGTCTACTTCATCATCAGCTTCTCCGCTTCGTGGCTGGTCAAGCGCCTGCAAAAAAGGATCACCGTATGA
- a CDS encoding sensor histidine kinase codes for MKCDPSLLRPAQPAVKSRLIRQLLVPPLVILLMVGLGFAGFLISESNGIRTLSENGERQLELHARTVESEISKYTYLPSLLELEDSVSRLLTDPDAGDRQAVNEYLEGLNRRSRSRAIFVLDTSGRVQATSNWRDADSFLGEDLAFRAYFQVAVRGEPGRFYGIGSTTGEAGYYLAHGLEEHGKIIGVAVIKVRLDTLEERWQRARLEAFVSDENGIIILSSDPSRRLKSVRPLNPQIKERLARSLQYYWWPLNELQPLARETLADGVEKLTFPANSETEHGKQREVAYLAQTRRLADTPWHFTLLTPLQDLRRESMVQGILVGVAFALLAILAIAWNERRKVIATRLAAREALEEANSQLERKITERTADLRASNERLKGQIRERRHAEQTLRHAQDELVQAGKLAAIGQMSTSIAHELNQPLAALRTLSGNTVRFLERGALETASANLRTMNDLIDRMGRITASLRSFARRGDDSGQASLDKAVQASLQVLGNRISACHLQLHQQFDDQLLAIDQTRLEQILVNLIGNALDAMATQPLPQLWLEGEPQGDKYRLRVRDNGHGIDAETRKHLFEPFFTTKPGEHGLGLGLTLSASLAAAAKGTLNVEHPASGGTAFVLALPLATPPSELAEPL; via the coding sequence ATGAAATGCGACCCTTCGCTCCTGCGCCCTGCCCAACCTGCCGTGAAATCCCGCCTGATCCGCCAATTGCTCGTCCCGCCCCTGGTCATCCTGCTGATGGTCGGGCTGGGCTTCGCCGGCTTCCTGATCAGCGAAAGCAACGGCATCCGTACCCTCAGCGAAAACGGCGAGCGCCAGCTGGAGCTGCACGCGCGTACCGTCGAAAGCGAAATCAGCAAGTACACCTACCTGCCCAGCTTGCTGGAGCTGGAAGACAGCGTCTCGCGCCTGCTCACCGACCCCGACGCCGGTGATCGCCAGGCCGTCAACGAATACCTCGAAGGCCTGAACCGGCGCAGCCGCAGCCGGGCGATCTTCGTCCTCGATACCTCCGGGCGGGTCCAGGCCACCAGCAACTGGCGCGATGCCGACTCCTTCCTCGGCGAAGACCTGGCCTTCCGCGCCTACTTCCAGGTCGCCGTGCGCGGCGAACCCGGGCGCTTCTACGGCATCGGCAGCACCACCGGCGAAGCCGGCTACTACCTGGCCCACGGCCTGGAAGAACACGGCAAGATCATTGGCGTGGCGGTGATCAAGGTACGCCTGGACACCCTCGAAGAGCGCTGGCAGCGCGCACGCCTGGAGGCCTTCGTCAGCGACGAGAACGGCATCATCATCCTCTCCAGCGACCCATCCCGGCGCCTGAAGTCGGTACGTCCGCTGAACCCGCAGATCAAGGAGCGCCTGGCCCGCAGCCTGCAGTACTACTGGTGGCCGCTCAACGAACTGCAACCACTGGCCCGGGAAACCCTGGCCGATGGCGTGGAAAAACTCACCTTCCCGGCCAACAGCGAGACCGAGCACGGCAAGCAGCGCGAGGTGGCCTACCTGGCCCAGACCCGACGGCTGGCCGACACGCCCTGGCACTTCACCCTGCTCACCCCGCTGCAGGACCTGCGCCGCGAATCGATGGTGCAGGGCATCCTGGTCGGCGTGGCCTTCGCCCTGCTGGCGATCCTGGCCATCGCCTGGAACGAGCGGCGCAAGGTGATCGCCACCCGTCTGGCGGCCCGCGAAGCGTTGGAAGAGGCCAACAGCCAGCTGGAACGCAAGATCACCGAGCGCACCGCCGACCTGCGCGCCAGCAACGAACGCCTCAAGGGCCAGATCCGCGAGCGCCGCCATGCCGAACAGACCCTGCGCCATGCCCAGGACGAGCTGGTCCAGGCCGGCAAGCTGGCGGCCATCGGGCAGATGTCCACCAGCATCGCCCACGAGCTCAACCAGCCACTGGCGGCGCTGCGCACCTTGTCCGGCAACACCGTGCGCTTCCTCGAACGGGGCGCCCTGGAAACCGCGAGCGCCAATTTGCGCACCATGAACGACCTGATCGACCGCATGGGCCGCATCACCGCCAGCTTGCGTTCGTTCGCCCGACGTGGCGACGACAGCGGCCAGGCCTCGCTGGACAAGGCGGTGCAAGCGTCCCTGCAGGTGCTGGGCAACCGTATCAGTGCCTGCCACCTGCAACTGCACCAGCAATTCGACGACCAGCTGCTGGCCATCGACCAGACCCGCCTGGAACAAATCCTGGTCAACCTGATCGGCAACGCCCTCGACGCCATGGCCACCCAGCCCCTGCCGCAGCTGTGGCTGGAAGGCGAGCCGCAGGGCGACAAATACCGCCTGCGGGTACGCGACAATGGCCACGGCATCGATGCCGAGACCCGCAAGCACCTGTTCGAACCCTTCTTCACCACCAAACCGGGCGAGCACGGCCTGGGCCTGGGCCTGACCCTGTCGGCGAGCCTCGCCGCCGCCGCCAAGGGCACCCTGAACGTCGAGCACCCCGCCAGCGGCGGTACCGCGTTCGTCCTGGCCCTGCCCCTGGCCACGCCCCCTAGCGAACTGGCTGAGCCCCTATGA
- a CDS encoding glutamate/aspartate ABC transporter substrate-binding protein — protein sequence MRIVRQLLGAAIAAAVIASPVMAEELTGTLKKIKDSGTITLGHRDSSIPFSYLAGSTAPVGYSHDIQLAVVEALKKQLGTDIKVKYNLVTSQTRIPLVQNGTVDLECGSTTNNVERQQQVGFSVGIFEVGTRLLTKVKDGQPSYKDFPDLAGKNVVTTAGTTSERILKAMNADKQMKMNVISAKDHGEAFNMLESGRAVAFMMDDALLAGEMAKARKPADWVITGTPQSYEIYGCMVRKDDAAFKKAVDEAIVAYFKSGDVNKSYDKWFQQPIPPKGLNLNFPMSDELKKLIAEPTDKAADEKKS from the coding sequence ATGCGCATCGTTCGTCAATTGCTGGGCGCCGCCATCGCGGCCGCTGTCATCGCATCGCCGGTCATGGCCGAAGAGCTGACCGGTACTCTGAAGAAGATCAAGGATTCGGGCACCATCACCCTGGGCCACCGCGACTCCTCCATTCCGTTCTCCTACCTGGCCGGCAGCACCGCGCCGGTAGGCTATTCCCACGACATCCAGTTGGCCGTCGTCGAAGCCCTGAAGAAGCAACTGGGCACCGACATCAAGGTCAAGTACAACCTGGTCACCTCGCAGACCCGCATCCCGCTGGTGCAGAACGGCACCGTCGACCTGGAGTGCGGCTCCACCACCAACAACGTCGAGCGCCAGCAGCAGGTCGGCTTCTCGGTGGGCATTTTCGAAGTGGGTACCCGCCTGCTGACCAAGGTCAAGGATGGCCAGCCTTCCTACAAGGACTTCCCGGACCTGGCTGGCAAGAACGTGGTGACCACCGCTGGCACCACTTCCGAGCGCATCCTCAAGGCGATGAACGCTGACAAGCAGATGAAGATGAACGTGATCTCGGCCAAAGACCACGGCGAAGCCTTCAACATGCTCGAAAGCGGCCGCGCCGTGGCCTTCATGATGGACGACGCCCTGCTGGCCGGGGAAATGGCCAAGGCACGCAAGCCAGCCGACTGGGTCATCACCGGTACCCCGCAGTCGTACGAGATCTACGGCTGCATGGTGCGCAAGGATGATGCGGCGTTCAAGAAGGCAGTCGACGAGGCCATCGTTGCCTACTTCAAGTCGGGTGATGTCAACAAGAGCTACGACAAGTGGTTCCAGCAGCCAATCCCGCCAAAAGGCCTGAACCTGAACTTCCCGATGAGCGACGAGCTGAAGAAGCTGATCGCCGAGCCGACCGACAAGGCGGCGGACGAGAAGAAGTCCTGA
- a CDS encoding amino acid ABC transporter ATP-binding protein — translation MISIKNVNKWYGDFQVLTDCSTEVKKGEVVVVCGPSGSGKSTLIKCVNALEPFQKGDIVVDGTSIADPKTNLPKLRSRVGMVFQHFELFPHLSITENLTIAQRKVLGRSEAEATKKGLALLDRVGLGAHAKKHPGQLSGGQQQRVAIARALSMDPIVMLFDEPTSALDPEMVNEVLDVMVELAHEGMTMMCVTHEMGFARKVANRVIFMDKGNIIEDCQKEDFFGNPEGRHERTQHFLSKILQH, via the coding sequence ATGATTTCCATCAAGAACGTCAACAAGTGGTACGGCGACTTCCAGGTACTGACCGACTGCAGCACCGAGGTCAAGAAGGGTGAAGTGGTGGTGGTCTGTGGCCCGTCCGGCTCGGGCAAGTCGACCCTGATCAAGTGCGTCAACGCCCTGGAGCCGTTCCAGAAAGGCGACATCGTGGTCGACGGCACCTCCATCGCCGACCCGAAGACCAACCTGCCCAAGCTGCGTTCGCGGGTCGGCATGGTGTTCCAGCACTTCGAGCTGTTCCCGCACCTGAGCATCACCGAGAACCTGACCATCGCCCAGCGCAAGGTGCTCGGCCGCAGCGAGGCGGAAGCCACCAAGAAGGGCCTGGCCCTGCTCGATCGTGTCGGCCTCGGCGCCCATGCCAAGAAGCACCCCGGCCAGCTCTCCGGCGGCCAGCAGCAGCGCGTGGCGATCGCCCGCGCGCTGTCGATGGACCCGATCGTCATGCTGTTCGACGAACCGACCTCGGCGCTGGATCCGGAAATGGTCAACGAAGTACTGGACGTGATGGTCGAGCTGGCCCACGAAGGCATGACCATGATGTGCGTGACCCACGAGATGGGCTTTGCCCGCAAGGTCGCCAACCGGGTGATCTTCATGGACAAGGGCAACATCATCGAGGACTGCCAGAAGGAAGACTTCTTCGGCAACCCCGAGGGCCGCCACGAACGCACCCAGCACTTCCTCAGCAAGATCCTGCAACACTAA